Proteins encoded within one genomic window of Myxococcota bacterium:
- a CDS encoding MFS transporter, which produces MNPPSASAEAAFQAEVRATLRRNYVAHLAHGMLGQTGMRLLNAPTLVPAYVFALAGTEWAVGVARALQYLGMFLSPIVGATLIEHRRRVLPVGFLIGVSMRVMILGLALGGLFLPQPGPLYSAWVFLGLFGVFLGIQGVVFNFLYAKVIPVEVRGRLMGLRNALGGTTAFLVSLAAGEVLIERNALGNGYAATFLLAFVFTSVGLATLLFVREPASPAVRERAGVFERLRELPSLLRSDREFTVYFLARALAVMGRMGMPLYVLYASGTQEIGGSQLGQLTAAFVLTQSVGNFGWGVVADRRGYRATFLAALALWILSVVALLHTASFGILLLVFGGIGLGLGGFQMSAQNLVLEFGSREQLPLRIAVANSASELVAALGALAGGLLAVAVGQAPVLWIATGFQLVAFAIVALRVTDPRRR; this is translated from the coding sequence CGGCCAGACCGGCATGCGTCTGCTCAACGCGCCGACGCTGGTGCCGGCCTACGTGTTTGCGCTGGCGGGGACCGAATGGGCGGTCGGCGTGGCGCGCGCGCTCCAGTACCTGGGGATGTTCCTGTCTCCGATCGTCGGGGCGACCCTGATCGAGCACCGGCGCCGCGTGCTCCCCGTCGGCTTCCTCATCGGCGTGTCGATGCGTGTGATGATCCTCGGGCTCGCGCTCGGCGGACTCTTCCTGCCCCAGCCCGGTCCGCTCTACAGCGCTTGGGTGTTCCTGGGTCTGTTCGGTGTGTTCCTCGGGATCCAGGGCGTCGTCTTCAACTTCCTGTACGCGAAGGTGATCCCGGTCGAGGTACGCGGCCGCTTGATGGGGCTGCGCAACGCGCTCGGCGGGACCACCGCGTTCCTCGTCTCGCTCGCGGCCGGCGAGGTACTGATCGAGCGCAACGCGCTCGGGAACGGCTACGCCGCCACCTTCCTATTGGCCTTCGTGTTCACCTCGGTCGGGCTCGCCACGCTGCTCTTCGTGCGCGAGCCCGCGTCGCCCGCCGTGCGGGAACGCGCAGGGGTGTTCGAGCGTCTCCGCGAGCTCCCGAGCCTGTTGCGCTCGGACCGGGAGTTCACGGTCTACTTCCTGGCAAGAGCGCTCGCCGTGATGGGACGGATGGGGATGCCCCTGTATGTCTTGTACGCGTCCGGCACCCAGGAGATCGGCGGCAGCCAACTCGGGCAGCTGACCGCGGCCTTCGTTCTCACGCAGAGCGTCGGCAACTTCGGTTGGGGCGTCGTCGCCGACCGGCGTGGGTATCGCGCCACCTTCCTCGCGGCGCTCGCGCTGTGGATCCTCTCGGTCGTGGCCCTGCTTCACACGGCCTCCTTCGGGATCCTGCTGCTCGTCTTCGGCGGGATCGGCCTGGGGCTCGGCGGCTTCCAGATGTCCGCGCAGAACCTCGTCCTCGAGTTCGGGAGCCGCGAGCAGCTCCCACTGCGGATCGCCGTGGCGAACTCGGCCTCGGAGCTCGTGGCGGCGCTCGGGGCGCTCGCCGGCGGTCTCCTGGCGGTCGCGGTGGGGCAGGCGCCCGTCTTGTGGATCGCGACGGGCTTTCAGCTGGTGGCCTTCGCGATCGTGGCGCTCCGGGTCACCGACCCGCGCAGGCGCTGA